GAGCACGGCTGCGGCCCCATAACCCATCTTGACCCAGAAAAAAGCTCTTTCGCTCTGAGCTATCGCACTGTATGTCGCCGAGTACGAGAAATAGAGCCAAAATATTATCAGTAGCACTATCAAAGCGAAACACCTGTTCGCCCTGCTTTTCAGGCCTTTGGTGAATATGACAAATCCAAATACCAGATTGGCGATTATGGCGCCAAAAAAGATCAGGTCAAGAATATTCATTTGGTTATATTATAATTACGATACGCTGATAAGTCAACAAATATCATATTTTTTCAGTTTTGAGATCAATGTTGAACGGTCGATCCCCAGCATCTTGGCGGCTTTTGACTGGATACATCCGGCTTTAAGGAAAATTTTTGTCAGGTGGTCCCTTTCAAAATGGCCGACCGCGTCTTCCAGCCGCATTTGCACCGGGATATCGTGCTTGTCAATGATATTAAAGGACAGGTCGCCTGCATCTATGATATCTTTTGAAGATAGAACGACAAGGCGCTCGACAGCGTTCTCAAGCTCCCTGACGTTGCCCGGCCAGTAATAGCCTTTTAAAATATTTATGGCCTGAGGGGTGAACGCTTTTATCCGCTTGTTGGACCTTTTATTGAAACGGCCGAGAAAATATTCGAGCAGGAGCGGGATGTCCTGCGTCCTTGACCGTATCGGCGGGACATCGACAGGAATGACGTTCAGCCTGAAAAAAAGGTCTTCCCTGAAAGTGCCTTTCTTCACGCTGTCTTTCAGATCGGCATTTGTGGCACAGATGATCCTGATATCTATCTTTGTTGCCTTGCTGCCTCCGATCCTCTGCACTTCGCTCTCCTGGACCACCCTCAAAAGTTTTGCCTGCATCGGATAGGGCAGACACCCGACCTCATCAAGAAAGATAGTCCCGCCGTCGGCAAGCTCGAACTTGCCGATATGCCTTTCAAGGGCTCCGGTGAACGATCCCCTTTCGTGCCCGAAAAGCTCCGATTCAAAAAGGTTCTCGGGGACCGCGGCACAGTTGACCGCGACAAACAGCTTATTTTTTCTGTTGCTCTTTCTATGGATGGCTTTAGCGACCATTTCTTTGCCGCTGCCGGTCTCGCCTGTTATCATCACGGTGCTGTCCGACGGAGCTATTTTTTCTATCAGACCGAAGACCTTTCTCATGGGCTCCGATGTTCCGATGATATCCTCAAAACTTTCTTTGCTGATCTCCCTGTAGGCCCTGTTCTCTTTTTCAAGGGTCCTTTTTTCAAGGGCTTTTTCTATGACGAGTTTAAGTTCATCGGCGTCAAAAGGCTTGTTGATATAATCATAGGCGCCCTCTTTCATGGCGTTGACAGCCGTCCTTGAGTCGGACAGCGCGGTAAGAATTATCACGGGTACTTCCGGATCCGTCTTCTTCAGTTTTTTAAGGAAAGTAATGCCGTCCATCTTGGGCATTTTTATGTCGAGGAGCACCGCATCGACGTTTAGCGGCGGGATCTTTTTCAGCGCATCTTCGGGAGAGGAAAAAGCGGTCACATTGTATGTCGGTTTAAGTACGGTATTTATAGTTTTTAAGATGTCCTCTTCGTCATCTACGGCAGCTATAAGGGGCCTTGGTTTTGACATTTTCTAGATCTTGACAACCAGAGCGTTGGAGATCCCTTCTATCTTTTTGATCTTTTTCAGCATATCATCACTGGCCGGAGTGTCGATGTTCAGTATCATCACTGCTTTTCCTCCGATGGATTTTCTGCCGACGTCCATCGAAGCGATATTGATATTGTTTTCCCCCAGCAGAGTGCCGACTTTGCCGATGATACCCG
This Candidatus Saganbacteria bacterium DNA region includes the following protein-coding sequences:
- a CDS encoding sigma-54 dependent transcriptional regulator, with the translated sequence MSKPRPLIAAVDDEEDILKTINTVLKPTYNVTAFSSPEDALKKIPPLNVDAVLLDIKMPKMDGITFLKKLKKTDPEVPVIILTALSDSRTAVNAMKEGAYDYINKPFDADELKLVIEKALEKRTLEKENRAYREISKESFEDIIGTSEPMRKVFGLIEKIAPSDSTVMITGETGSGKEMVAKAIHRKSNRKNKLFVAVNCAAVPENLFESELFGHERGSFTGALERHIGKFELADGGTIFLDEVGCLPYPMQAKLLRVVQESEVQRIGGSKATKIDIRIICATNADLKDSVKKGTFREDLFFRLNVIPVDVPPIRSRTQDIPLLLEYFLGRFNKRSNKRIKAFTPQAINILKGYYWPGNVRELENAVERLVVLSSKDIIDAGDLSFNIIDKHDIPVQMRLEDAVGHFERDHLTKIFLKAGCIQSKAAKMLGIDRSTLISKLKKYDIC